A DNA window from Streptomyces bacillaris contains the following coding sequences:
- a CDS encoding DUF5685 family protein, with protein sequence MFGIVRPCTHRLSEGLRTEWMAHLCGLCLALRADHGQFARIVTNYDGLIVSVLTEAQTGTTPAGRRTAGPCPLRAMRTAPVAMGEGARLAAAVSLVLASAKVRDHVADRDGLLARRPVAAAARRVAAGWDRAGARTGAALGFDTALLVDAVDRQTGIETLAGPGTPLLTVTEPTETATAAAFAHTAVLAGKPQNAAPLAEAGRLFGRLAHLLDAVEDREADAVSGAWNPLTVTGTPLTEARRLCDDALHGVRLALREVEFTDGRLVHVLLAHELRRSVDRAFGTSSCSHQGLDVSQGLVSPDGSFGPPPGNPYGPPPGNPYGPTPGGPAAPPPPRPPRDRRGLIAGCLVWAGLACTCQMCCGSYEDPWSRERREAPCQSCGDCCEACNCCGQCGDGCCCCGESCGCDC encoded by the coding sequence GTGTTCGGAATCGTGAGGCCCTGTACCCACCGGCTCTCCGAGGGGCTGCGGACCGAGTGGATGGCCCATCTCTGCGGTCTCTGCCTGGCTCTGAGGGCGGATCACGGACAGTTCGCCCGGATTGTCACGAACTATGACGGTCTGATCGTCTCGGTCCTGACGGAGGCTCAGACGGGGACCACCCCGGCCGGGCGGCGCACCGCGGGGCCGTGTCCGCTGCGCGCCATGCGGACCGCCCCGGTCGCGATGGGGGAGGGGGCCAGGCTCGCCGCCGCCGTCTCGCTGGTCCTCGCCTCGGCCAAGGTGCGCGACCACGTGGCCGACCGGGACGGGCTGTTGGCCCGGCGGCCGGTCGCGGCGGCGGCCCGCCGGGTGGCGGCGGGCTGGGACCGGGCGGGTGCCCGTACGGGGGCGGCGCTCGGCTTCGACACCGCCCTCCTGGTCGACGCGGTCGACCGGCAGACCGGCATCGAGACGCTCGCCGGGCCCGGTACGCCCCTGCTGACGGTCACCGAACCCACCGAGACGGCCACCGCGGCGGCCTTCGCCCACACCGCCGTCCTCGCCGGGAAGCCGCAGAACGCGGCCCCGCTCGCGGAGGCCGGGCGCCTCTTCGGACGGCTCGCGCATCTGCTGGACGCCGTGGAGGACCGGGAGGCTGACGCCGTGTCGGGTGCCTGGAACCCGCTCACGGTGACCGGCACCCCGCTGACCGAGGCGCGCCGGCTCTGCGACGACGCGCTGCACGGCGTACGGCTGGCGCTGCGCGAGGTGGAGTTCACCGACGGCCGGCTCGTCCACGTCCTGCTCGCCCATGAGCTGCGGCGCTCGGTGGACCGGGCGTTCGGCACCTCGTCCTGCTCGCACCAGGGTCTTGATGTGTCCCAGGGGCTGGTGTCGCCCGACGGCTCCTTCGGCCCGCCGCCGGGGAATCCGTACGGCCCGCCGCCCGGCAACCCCTACGGTCCCACCCCCGGTGGCCCGGCCGCGCCGCCCCCGCCCCGGCCGCCGCGCGACCGGCGCGGGCTGATCGCCGGGTGCCTGGTGTGGGCCGGGCTCGCCTGCACCTGTCAGATGTGCTGCGGGAGCTACGAGGACCCCTGGAGCCGGGAGCGGCGGGAGGCGCCCTGCCAGAGCTGCGGGGACTGCTGCGAGGCGTGCAACTGCTGCGGCCAGTGCGGCGACGGCTGCTGCTGTTGCGGCGAGTCCTGCGGCTGCGACTGCTGA
- a CDS encoding FAD/NAD(P)-binding protein: protein MSAAPTLVVIGGGPRGTGVIERIAANARELYGDSPLDIHLVDPHPAGGGRIWRPDQSPLLWMNSMAEDVTMFTDDTVELAGPVVDGPALHAWAEDVRAGRVTPDAEPAVLAEIHGLTGQTFPSRRLQSAYLRWTYRRALAALPPSVTVHEHRTTALAVTGPRGGRQRVRLKGRTEPLLADLVVLTVGHLDAEPGPEQAELSDFAARHGLIHLPPDFTADTDLSALPAGEPVIVRGFGLAFVDLMVLLTEGRGGRHENGVYVPSGQEPVLYVGSRRGVPYHSKIGYTWTGERPPLPRYLTPEWADGLLGRPGPLDFRRDVWPLVAKELGHAHYHRLFTAHPERTALEFEVFEAKYAAADPGSPELDGLVAAAVPDPADRLDLKALDRPLDGVTYESAEALQDGLRAYITADLARRHDPDHSTDLAVFVGLLSAYAQLVRLGDIGGWWHGFFSYLASGPPGPRLEQLLALSRAGIVRFLGASVTVTADEERGLFRASSPTVPGARTEARALVEARLPDPSLRHTASPLLRALYEGGAAVTDTGLLAVDPADSRVLDRDGTPHPRRFALGPFTTARNSGAFTRPRAGGPAFRQNDDAARAALTFLRDLSCRDRLAS from the coding sequence ATGAGCGCCGCACCCACCCTCGTGGTGATCGGCGGCGGCCCGCGCGGCACCGGCGTCATCGAGCGCATCGCCGCCAACGCCCGTGAGCTGTACGGGGATTCGCCCCTGGACATCCATCTGGTCGACCCCCACCCGGCGGGCGGCGGACGGATCTGGCGCCCCGACCAGTCACCGCTGCTCTGGATGAACTCCATGGCCGAGGACGTCACCATGTTCACCGACGACACGGTCGAGCTGGCCGGACCGGTCGTCGACGGACCCGCCCTGCACGCCTGGGCCGAGGACGTCCGCGCCGGGCGGGTCACCCCCGACGCCGAGCCCGCCGTCCTGGCCGAGATCCACGGCCTCACCGGCCAGACCTTCCCCAGTCGGCGGCTCCAGAGCGCCTACCTCCGCTGGACCTACCGGCGCGCCCTCGCCGCCCTGCCGCCCTCCGTCACCGTCCACGAGCACCGCACCACCGCCCTCGCCGTCACCGGCCCCCGCGGCGGCCGCCAGCGCGTCCGGCTGAAGGGCCGCACCGAACCCCTCCTCGCCGACCTCGTCGTCCTGACCGTCGGCCATCTGGACGCCGAACCCGGCCCGGAACAGGCCGAGTTGAGCGACTTCGCGGCCCGGCACGGGCTGATCCACCTGCCGCCCGACTTCACCGCCGACACCGACCTCAGCGCCCTGCCCGCCGGGGAACCGGTCATCGTCCGGGGGTTCGGCCTCGCCTTCGTCGACCTCATGGTCCTGCTCACCGAGGGGCGCGGCGGCCGCCACGAGAACGGCGTCTACGTGCCCTCGGGCCAGGAGCCCGTGCTGTACGTGGGATCGCGGCGCGGGGTCCCGTACCACTCCAAGATCGGCTACACCTGGACCGGCGAACGCCCTCCGCTGCCGCGCTACTTGACCCCGGAATGGGCCGACGGGCTGCTCGGCCGGCCCGGACCGCTCGACTTCCGGCGCGATGTGTGGCCGCTGGTCGCCAAGGAGCTGGGCCACGCCCACTACCACCGGCTCTTCACTGCCCACCCCGAGCGCACCGCCCTGGAGTTCGAGGTCTTCGAGGCCAAGTACGCCGCCGCCGACCCCGGCAGCCCCGAGCTGGACGGCCTCGTCGCCGCCGCCGTGCCCGACCCCGCCGACCGGCTCGACCTAAAAGCGCTCGACCGGCCGCTGGACGGAGTGACGTACGAGAGTGCCGAGGCGCTCCAGGACGGGCTGCGCGCCTACATCACGGCCGACCTGGCCCGCCGTCACGACCCGGACCACAGCACGGATCTCGCGGTCTTCGTCGGGCTGCTCTCCGCCTACGCCCAGCTCGTCCGGCTCGGAGACATCGGCGGCTGGTGGCACGGGTTCTTCAGCTACCTGGCCTCCGGCCCGCCCGGCCCCCGCCTCGAACAGCTCCTCGCCCTCTCCCGGGCCGGGATCGTCCGCTTCCTCGGCGCCTCCGTCACCGTGACGGCCGACGAGGAGCGCGGCCTCTTCCGGGCGAGCAGCCCCACCGTGCCCGGCGCCCGCACCGAGGCCCGCGCCCTGGTCGAGGCCCGCCTCCCGGACCCCTCGCTCCGGCACACCGCCAGCCCGCTGCTGCGCGCCCTGTACGAGGGCGGGGCCGCCGTCACCGACACTGGCCTGCTCGCCGTGGACCCGGCCGACAGCCGCGTCCTGGACCGCGACGGCACCCCGCACCCGCGCCGGTTCGCCCTCGGCCCGTTCACCACGGCACGCAACAGCGGGGCCTTCACCCGCCCCCGTGCCGGCGGACCCGCCTTCCGCCAGAACGACGACGCGGCCCGCGCCGCGCTCACCTTCCTGCGCGACCTCTCCTGTCGGGACCGGCTCGCCTCCTGA
- a CDS encoding ABC transporter substrate-binding protein, producing MPRSRQSALLALIAAAALTLSGCADPAEPGASTAGKGEAEKGDTPTTDVVSQVKKDEAAAKLLPEEVRKAGTLRIAAATGSPPGAFYEKDGTTLSGADIDFADAVAKVLGIELKREVASFEAILPALGSGKYDLGTGNFGVTGVRRKTIDFVTYINDGQGFAVRDDSELKQVTDLTDLCGLNVATGAGTTFEVTLQENLPRCAEKGKKPYEVKTYADPAAVWLSLKQGRTDVNMSTINGLRYAVSQQDGVRFLNEYKRLDVGFAFKKGSPLTPAFQAAVNQLKKDGTYDRILTKWGTTESAIETSQISPPELKGPEPK from the coding sequence ATGCCCAGATCACGCCAGAGCGCCCTTCTCGCCCTGATCGCCGCCGCCGCGCTGACCCTCTCCGGCTGCGCCGACCCGGCGGAGCCCGGGGCGAGCACCGCCGGGAAGGGCGAGGCCGAGAAGGGGGACACCCCCACCACGGACGTGGTGTCCCAGGTGAAGAAGGACGAGGCGGCGGCGAAGCTGCTGCCCGAGGAGGTACGGAAGGCCGGCACCCTGCGGATCGCGGCGGCCACCGGCTCCCCGCCCGGCGCCTTCTACGAGAAGGACGGCACCACGCTCTCCGGCGCGGACATCGACTTCGCGGACGCCGTCGCCAAGGTGCTGGGCATCGAGCTGAAGCGCGAGGTGGCCTCCTTCGAGGCGATCCTGCCGGCGCTCGGCAGCGGGAAGTACGACCTGGGCACCGGGAACTTCGGCGTCACCGGCGTGCGCCGCAAGACCATCGACTTCGTGACGTACATCAACGACGGCCAGGGCTTCGCCGTCCGGGACGACAGCGAGCTGAAGCAGGTCACCGACCTCACCGACCTGTGCGGCCTGAACGTGGCCACCGGAGCGGGCACCACCTTCGAGGTGACCCTCCAGGAGAACCTGCCCCGGTGCGCCGAGAAGGGCAAGAAGCCCTACGAGGTGAAGACGTACGCCGACCCGGCGGCGGTCTGGCTCTCCCTCAAGCAGGGCCGCACCGACGTGAACATGTCCACCATCAACGGGCTGCGCTACGCCGTGAGCCAGCAGGACGGGGTCCGCTTCCTCAACGAGTACAAGCGGCTCGACGTGGGCTTCGCCTTCAAGAAGGGCAGCCCGCTGACCCCGGCGTTCCAGGCGGCCGTCAACCAGCTCAAGAAGGACGGGACCTACGACCGGATCCTCACGAAGTGGGGCACCACCGAGTCCGCGATCGAGACCTCGCAGATCTCGCCGCCCGAGCTGAAGGGCCCCGAGCCGAAGTAG
- a CDS encoding LLM class flavin-dependent oxidoreductase — MSARTSLHLAAEIGGPPHYDAGHYLRLARLAEGGALDYVTLGDSFARPGLDALAVLARVAPATDRIGLVPTVTTTHTEPFHVSSAVASLDWVSNGRAGWHVEVSTTEAEARLFGRRPAAAPAALWQEAGEVADVSARLWDSWEDDAEIRDTATGRFIDRDKLHYVDFTGSTFTVKGPAIVPRPPQGRPVTVIDAVGAPAKEAAARHADVIHIRATTPEQAAALRHELRTRAAAHGRDPDALRVLVALTVDLGDVESAPEPGLDSGPQLAARGTYFRGGPVDLADLIAQWHRSGAADGFHLTPITPERDLERIVNGTVALLQHRSLFRTFHPGGTLREHLGLARPASRYARAATASKEA; from the coding sequence ATGTCCGCCCGTACCTCCCTCCACCTGGCCGCCGAGATCGGCGGCCCGCCGCACTACGACGCAGGCCACTACCTCCGCCTCGCCCGGCTCGCCGAAGGCGGCGCCCTCGACTACGTCACCCTCGGCGACTCCTTCGCCCGTCCCGGGCTCGACGCGCTCGCGGTCCTCGCCCGTGTCGCGCCCGCCACCGACCGCATCGGCCTCGTCCCGACCGTCACCACCACCCATACCGAGCCCTTCCACGTCTCCTCGGCCGTCGCCTCCCTGGACTGGGTCAGCAACGGCCGGGCCGGCTGGCACGTCGAGGTTTCCACCACCGAGGCGGAGGCCCGGCTCTTCGGCCGCCGCCCCGCCGCCGCGCCCGCCGCCCTGTGGCAGGAGGCCGGAGAGGTGGCCGACGTCTCCGCCCGGCTCTGGGACAGCTGGGAGGACGACGCCGAGATCCGTGACACCGCGACCGGACGCTTCATCGACCGGGACAAGCTGCACTACGTCGACTTCACCGGCTCCACCTTCACGGTGAAGGGCCCGGCCATCGTGCCCCGCCCGCCCCAGGGCCGCCCCGTCACCGTCATCGACGCCGTCGGCGCCCCCGCCAAGGAGGCCGCCGCCCGGCACGCCGACGTCATCCACATCCGGGCCACCACCCCGGAGCAGGCCGCCGCCCTCCGTCACGAACTGCGCACCAGGGCCGCCGCCCACGGGCGCGACCCCGACGCGCTGCGGGTCCTGGTCGCGCTCACCGTCGACCTCGGTGACGTCGAGAGCGCTCCCGAACCCGGACTGGACAGCGGTCCCCAACTCGCCGCCCGCGGCACCTACTTCCGCGGCGGCCCGGTCGACCTGGCCGACCTCATCGCCCAGTGGCACCGCTCGGGCGCGGCCGACGGCTTCCACCTCACGCCCATCACCCCCGAGCGCGACCTCGAAAGGATCGTCAACGGCACCGTGGCCCTCCTCCAGCACCGCAGCCTCTTCCGCACCTTCCACCCCGGCGGAACCCTGCGCGAACACCTGGGCCTCGCCCGCCCCGCCAGCCGCTACGCGCGTGCCGCAACCGCGTCGAAGGAGGCCTGA
- a CDS encoding amino acid ABC transporter permease, producing the protein MPPQTDLLPPSSSAPPPVKNDGDRAVPRIVPVRRTGRWAAAVVVIILLALALNSVIRNEAFQWDVVLAYFGTATVLRGLWLTLWLTAVVMVLGFALGALLAVLRLSGNPVLQAVSWGYVWLFRSTPILVQLLFWFNIGALYPQILGVNTVTLLGPVSIAVIGLTLHEAAYAAEVVRGGILSVERGQVEAAQSLGLGPWRRFRRIVLPQAMRSIVPPAGNMLIGTLKGTSIVSIIAVQDLLYSVQLVYHRTYEVIPLLLVATLWYALVTSLLSIGQRYVERYYARGTAGAR; encoded by the coding sequence ATGCCCCCGCAGACCGATCTGCTGCCTCCCTCCTCCTCCGCGCCACCGCCCGTGAAGAACGACGGCGACCGTGCGGTGCCCCGCATCGTCCCCGTCCGCCGAACAGGCCGCTGGGCGGCGGCAGTTGTCGTCATCATCCTGCTCGCGCTGGCGCTGAACTCGGTCATCCGTAACGAGGCCTTCCAGTGGGACGTCGTCCTCGCCTACTTCGGCACCGCGACCGTCCTGCGCGGGCTCTGGCTCACCCTGTGGCTCACCGCCGTCGTCATGGTGCTGGGCTTCGCGCTCGGGGCGCTCCTCGCCGTCCTGCGACTCTCCGGCAACCCCGTTCTGCAGGCGGTGAGCTGGGGGTACGTCTGGCTCTTCCGGTCCACGCCGATCCTGGTCCAGCTGCTGTTCTGGTTCAACATCGGCGCCCTGTACCCGCAGATCCTCGGCGTCAACACCGTCACCCTGCTCGGCCCGGTCTCCATCGCCGTCATCGGGCTGACCCTGCACGAGGCCGCGTACGCCGCCGAGGTCGTCCGGGGCGGCATCCTCTCCGTCGAACGCGGCCAGGTGGAGGCCGCCCAGTCCCTGGGGCTCGGCCCCTGGCGGCGCTTCCGGCGGATCGTGCTGCCGCAGGCCATGCGCTCCATCGTCCCGCCGGCCGGGAACATGCTGATCGGCACCCTCAAGGGCACCTCCATCGTCAGCATCATCGCCGTGCAGGACCTGCTCTACTCCGTCCAGCTCGTCTACCACCGCACGTACGAGGTCATCCCGCTGCTGCTCGTCGCCACCCTCTGGTACGCGCTCGTCACCTCGCTGCTGAGCATCGGCCAGCGCTATGTCGAGCGCTACTACGCCCGTGGCACGGCGGGTGCGCGATGA
- a CDS encoding amino acid ABC transporter permease has protein sequence MSLTSDPPIDPAAGTPDGPAAKKAAGPGTDYGELTVVPARHPWRWVAIAVTAVLVAQFISGLVTNPGWEWDVFAQFFAAPVILKAVWLTLQLTFYGTALGFALGIVLAFMRLSASPFLRTVAYGYIWAFRSIPLIVQLLFWFNLAYLYKELQFGIPFGPGFFTFDTMNLVGAVSAAVLGLALHQAAYAAEIVRGGVLAVGSGQLEAAAALGIPKLRQLRKIVLPQAMRSILPNAANEIISLFKGTSIVSVMAIGELFYQVQVVYGRSGRVVPLLMVATAWYILLTTALSVIQYYVERHYAKGAVR, from the coding sequence ATGTCGCTGACCAGCGATCCACCCATCGATCCAGCCGCCGGCACCCCCGACGGACCCGCCGCGAAGAAGGCCGCCGGACCCGGCACCGACTACGGGGAGCTGACCGTCGTCCCGGCCCGCCACCCCTGGCGCTGGGTCGCCATCGCCGTCACCGCGGTCCTGGTCGCCCAGTTCATCAGCGGACTGGTCACCAACCCCGGCTGGGAGTGGGACGTCTTCGCGCAGTTCTTCGCCGCGCCCGTCATCCTCAAGGCCGTCTGGCTCACCCTCCAGCTGACCTTCTACGGCACGGCCCTCGGCTTCGCGCTCGGTATCGTGCTGGCCTTCATGCGCCTGTCGGCCAGCCCGTTCCTGCGGACGGTCGCGTACGGCTACATCTGGGCGTTCCGCTCCATCCCGCTCATCGTGCAACTGCTGTTCTGGTTCAACCTCGCCTATCTCTACAAGGAGTTGCAGTTCGGCATCCCGTTCGGACCGGGCTTCTTCACCTTCGACACGATGAACCTCGTCGGCGCGGTCAGCGCGGCCGTCCTCGGACTCGCCCTGCACCAGGCGGCCTACGCGGCGGAGATCGTGCGCGGTGGCGTACTCGCCGTCGGGAGCGGGCAGTTGGAGGCGGCGGCCGCCCTCGGCATCCCCAAGCTGCGCCAACTGCGCAAGATCGTGCTGCCGCAGGCGATGCGCTCCATCCTGCCCAACGCGGCCAACGAGATCATCTCGCTCTTCAAGGGCACCTCGATCGTCTCCGTCATGGCGATCGGCGAACTCTTCTACCAGGTCCAGGTCGTCTACGGCCGCAGCGGCCGGGTCGTCCCCCTGCTGATGGTCGCCACCGCCTGGTACATCCTCCTCACCACCGCCCTCTCGGTCATCCAGTACTACGTCGAACGTCACTACGCCAAGGGGGCCGTGCGATGA
- a CDS encoding amino acid ABC transporter ATP-binding protein, producing MVEIRAVHKNFGSLEVLRGVDLSVRPGEVTVILGPSGSGKSTLLRTINHLEKVDQGWISVDGTLVGYRRDGNKLYELREREVLRQRTKIGFVFQNFNLFPHLTVVENIIEAPVSALRRSRKEAVEAAEKLLARVGLADKASAYPAQLSGGQQQRVAIARALALEPKLLLFDEPTSALDPELVGEVLDVIKGLAHGGTTMIVVTHEIGFAREVADTVVFMDEGRIVEQGPPADVLDRPTQERTRAFLSKVL from the coding sequence ATGGTCGAGATCCGCGCCGTCCACAAGAACTTCGGCTCCCTGGAGGTGCTGCGCGGCGTCGACCTCTCCGTGCGGCCCGGCGAGGTCACCGTCATCCTCGGCCCCTCCGGCTCCGGCAAGTCCACCCTGCTGCGCACCATCAACCACCTGGAGAAGGTCGACCAGGGGTGGATCAGCGTCGACGGCACCCTCGTCGGCTACCGCAGGGACGGCAACAAGCTCTACGAACTCCGCGAACGCGAGGTGCTCCGCCAGCGCACCAAGATCGGGTTCGTCTTCCAGAACTTCAACCTCTTCCCCCACCTCACCGTGGTGGAGAACATCATCGAGGCGCCCGTCTCCGCCCTCCGCCGCTCCCGCAAGGAGGCCGTCGAGGCGGCGGAGAAGCTGCTCGCCCGGGTCGGCCTGGCCGACAAGGCGTCCGCCTACCCCGCCCAGCTCTCCGGCGGCCAGCAGCAGCGCGTCGCCATCGCCCGCGCCCTGGCGCTGGAGCCCAAGCTGCTCCTCTTCGACGAGCCGACCTCCGCGCTCGACCCGGAGCTGGTCGGTGAGGTCCTCGACGTCATCAAGGGCCTGGCCCACGGCGGCACCACGATGATCGTCGTCACCCATGAGATCGGCTTCGCCCGTGAGGTCGCCGACACCGTCGTCTTCATGGACGAGGGCCGGATCGTCGAGCAGGGCCCGCCCGCCGACGTCCTGGACCGCCCCACCCAGGAACGCACCCGCGCGTTCCTCTCCAAGGTTCTCTGA
- a CDS encoding NtaA/DmoA family FMN-dependent monooxygenase (This protein belongs to a clade of FMN-dependent monooxygenases, within a broader family of flavin-dependent oxidoreductases, the luciferase-like monooxygenase (LMM) family, some of whose members use coenzyme F420 rather than FMN.), with product MHLAAHFPGVNATTVWADPRSRSQIDFSSFVHLARTAERGKFDFFFLAEGLRLREHNGRIHDLDVVGRPESLTVLSALAAVTERLGLAATVNEPYELARRLATLDHLSEGRAAWNVVTSSDAFTGENFRRGGYLDRADRYTRAAEFVATARELWDSWTPDGASRPFAHEGEQFTISGEFTVPRSPQGHPVVIQAGDSGEGREFAASAADIIFTRHGTLEAGRAFYADVKARLAAYGREPDDLKIMPGVTVVVGDTDAEAQEQAYEIRRQQVSPQNAILAAEQLWGRDLSAYDPDGPLPEVDPVVDSGLVKGRVLHGDPSPSSRLRSSGGGPTSVVARWRAVSEAKGLSLRQTVIETTTRQSFIGSPRTVAAELTAFVDERAADGFILVPHLTPGGLDDFVDRVVPLLQESGAFRSEYSGSTLRSHLGLAEPVWKG from the coding sequence ATGCATCTGGCCGCCCACTTCCCGGGCGTCAACGCCACCACCGTGTGGGCCGACCCCCGCTCCCGCAGCCAGATCGACTTCTCGTCCTTCGTCCATCTGGCCCGGACGGCGGAGCGCGGCAAGTTCGACTTCTTCTTCCTCGCCGAGGGGCTGCGGCTGCGCGAGCACAACGGGCGCATCCACGACCTGGACGTGGTCGGCCGTCCCGAGTCGCTGACCGTGCTGAGCGCGCTGGCCGCCGTCACCGAACGGCTCGGCCTCGCCGCCACCGTCAACGAGCCCTACGAGCTGGCCCGCCGCCTCGCCACCCTCGACCACCTCAGCGAGGGGCGCGCCGCCTGGAACGTGGTGACCTCCTCCGACGCCTTCACCGGGGAGAACTTCCGCCGGGGCGGCTATCTGGACCGGGCCGACCGCTACACCCGGGCCGCCGAGTTCGTCGCCACCGCCCGGGAGCTGTGGGACTCCTGGACGCCGGACGGCGCGTCGCGTCCCTTCGCCCACGAGGGCGAACAGTTCACGATCTCGGGCGAGTTCACCGTGCCCCGCTCCCCGCAGGGCCACCCGGTGGTCATCCAGGCCGGGGACTCCGGCGAGGGCCGGGAGTTCGCCGCTTCCGCCGCCGACATCATCTTCACCCGGCACGGCACCCTGGAGGCGGGCCGCGCCTTCTACGCCGACGTGAAGGCCCGGCTCGCCGCGTACGGGCGCGAGCCCGACGACCTCAAGATCATGCCCGGGGTCACCGTGGTGGTCGGGGACACCGACGCCGAGGCGCAGGAGCAGGCGTACGAGATCCGCCGCCAGCAGGTCTCCCCGCAGAACGCGATCCTCGCCGCCGAGCAGCTCTGGGGCCGCGACCTCTCCGCGTACGACCCCGACGGGCCGCTCCCCGAAGTCGACCCGGTTGTCGACTCGGGCCTGGTCAAGGGGCGGGTCCTGCACGGGGACCCTTCCCCGAGCTCTCGGCTGCGCTCGAGCGGGGGAGGCCCCACTTCCGTGGTGGCCCGGTGGCGTGCGGTCTCCGAGGCCAAGGGGCTCTCCCTGCGGCAGACGGTGATCGAGACGACCACCCGGCAGTCCTTCATCGGCTCGCCGCGGACGGTCGCGGCGGAGCTGACCGCCTTCGTCGACGAGCGGGCGGCCGACGGCTTCATCCTCGTCCCCCACCTCACCCCCGGCGGCCTGGACGACTTCGTCGACCGGGTCGTCCCGCTCCTCCAGGAGAGCGGCGCGTTCCGCTCCGAGTACTCCGGCTCCACGCTGCGGTCGCACCTCGGCCTCGCGGAGCCGGTGTGGAAAGGTTGA
- a CDS encoding ABC transporter substrate-binding protein → MSVRRSITLAIATLTATGLLTACGNPDASTDVAAPKGEKDTGINIGPDQDRIRGKKVDSIAALVPEEVRKRGTLKIGASATSVAPLGFYATDDKTRIGSEIDIATLIVDTLGLKSQFEEVSWENLFVGLDSSKFDAVLSNVTVTEERKEKYDFATYRLDNVAFEIKKGGGWKVKGPEDVAGKTVSVASGTNQEKILVAWSEENVKAGRKPVDIKYFQNESDYYLALQSGRIDAHLGPSPAAAYHVATAGQSEIAGQISGAGGDLQGKIAATTKKDSGLVKAYAAAIDHIIEDGSYGKVLERWGLTGEAVEKSEINPPGLPKTKS, encoded by the coding sequence GTGTCCGTCCGCCGCAGCATCACCCTCGCCATCGCCACGCTCACCGCCACCGGACTGCTCACCGCCTGCGGCAACCCCGACGCCTCCACCGACGTGGCGGCGCCGAAGGGCGAGAAGGACACCGGGATCAACATCGGACCCGACCAGGACCGGATCAGAGGCAAGAAGGTGGACTCCATCGCCGCCCTCGTCCCCGAGGAGGTCCGCAAGCGCGGCACCCTCAAGATCGGGGCCAGCGCCACCTCCGTGGCACCCCTGGGCTTCTACGCCACCGACGACAAGACCCGGATCGGCTCCGAGATCGACATCGCCACCCTCATCGTCGACACCCTCGGACTGAAGAGCCAGTTCGAGGAGGTCTCCTGGGAGAACCTCTTCGTCGGCCTGGACAGCTCCAAGTTCGACGCGGTCCTCTCCAACGTCACCGTGACCGAGGAGCGCAAGGAGAAGTACGACTTCGCCACCTACCGGCTCGACAACGTCGCCTTCGAGATCAAGAAGGGCGGCGGCTGGAAGGTGAAGGGCCCCGAGGACGTCGCAGGCAAGACCGTCTCCGTCGCCTCCGGCACCAACCAGGAGAAGATCCTCGTCGCGTGGAGCGAGGAGAACGTCAAGGCCGGACGGAAGCCGGTGGACATCAAGTACTTCCAGAACGAGAGCGACTACTACCTGGCGCTCCAGTCCGGCCGCATCGACGCCCACCTCGGCCCGAGCCCCGCCGCCGCGTACCACGTCGCCACCGCGGGCCAGAGCGAGATCGCCGGACAGATCTCCGGGGCCGGCGGCGACCTCCAGGGCAAGATCGCCGCTACCACCAAGAAGGACAGCGGCCTGGTCAAGGCGTACGCCGCCGCGATCGACCACATCATCGAGGACGGCTCGTACGGCAAGGTCCTGGAGCGCTGGGGGCTGACCGGCGAGGCCGTGGAGAAGTCCGAGATCAACCCGCCCGGCCTGCCCAAGACCAAGAGCTGA
- a CDS encoding cell division protein SepF: MGSVRKASAWLGLVEDNDERYYDDEYAEGTETGTGNQAWVTDPRVQVAAEAAEERDRRIATVTPDSFRDARAIGELFRDGVPVIVNLTAMDPADAKRVVDFAAGLIFGLRGSIDRVATRVFLLSPADTQVVAGEAAGRKTDGFFNQS; this comes from the coding sequence ATGGGATCGGTGCGCAAGGCAAGTGCCTGGCTGGGCCTCGTGGAGGACAACGACGAGCGGTACTACGACGACGAGTACGCGGAGGGTACGGAGACGGGCACGGGCAACCAGGCCTGGGTCACCGACCCCCGGGTGCAGGTGGCCGCCGAGGCTGCCGAGGAGCGGGACCGCCGGATCGCCACGGTGACCCCGGACAGCTTCCGGGACGCCCGGGCCATCGGCGAGCTGTTCCGGGACGGCGTCCCGGTGATCGTCAACCTCACGGCCATGGACCCCGCCGACGCCAAGCGCGTGGTGGACTTCGCCGCCGGGCTGATCTTCGGTCTGCGCGGTTCGATCGACCGGGTGGCCACCCGGGTCTTCCTGCTCTCCCCCGCCGACACCCAGGTGGTGGCGGGCGAAGCCGCCGGCCGGAAGACCGACGGCTTCTTCAACCAGAGCTGA